A single Acetonema longum DSM 6540 DNA region contains:
- a CDS encoding ECF transporter S component has protein sequence MEKVGTLSHPNKFGSRQIAVVGMLSAISILLGLSGFGFIPLPMAKATIMHIPVVIGAILEGPLVGAMIGLLFGLFSIVQNLTTPNILSFAIINPLVSVLPRVLIGITAYYAYKYTAGRESFRIAFSAAVGSLTNTFGFLTMIYLLYAAEFAATRGIGIDAAAKVIYGIALVNGLPEAIISVLICIPVILAIQKNQKNLIGIEFFEPVYRMPVDRFFV, from the coding sequence ATGGAAAAAGTAGGAACCTTGAGTCATCCCAACAAATTTGGCAGCAGACAGATCGCCGTAGTCGGCATGCTGTCTGCCATCTCGATTCTCCTCGGCCTTTCCGGATTCGGATTCATTCCGCTGCCTATGGCCAAGGCCACGATTATGCATATACCGGTCGTAATCGGCGCCATTCTGGAAGGTCCCCTGGTAGGGGCCATGATCGGATTGTTGTTTGGCTTGTTCAGTATTGTGCAGAACCTGACTACGCCAAATATCCTGTCCTTTGCGATTATTAACCCTTTGGTTTCCGTATTGCCGCGTGTACTGATCGGCATCACCGCTTATTATGCTTATAAATACACTGCAGGCAGGGAAAGTTTTCGCATCGCCTTCAGCGCTGCCGTAGGATCTCTGACCAATACATTCGGCTTTTTGACCATGATTTACCTGTTATATGCAGCCGAATTCGCCGCTACCAGAGGGATCGGAATAGACGCAGCCGCCAAGGTTATCTATGGAATTGCGCTGGTGAACGGGTTGCCGGAAGCCATTATCTCGGTGCTGATCTGCATACCGGTCATCCTGGCCATACAAAAAAACCAAAAAAACCTGATTGGAATTGAGTTTTTTGAACCTGTTTACCGGATGC
- the nrdJ gene encoding ribonucleoside-triphosphate reductase, adenosylcobalamin-dependent encodes MKIVKRQGNLVEFNPAKIKHAIEKAMSETKSGIDESLSASIAAGIESALAERAAWPSVEEIQDMVEDRLMDSPRKDAAKQYILYRWDREKVRKQIKKSEYVMITDEFISQYKHLQPPLGQLGNFVYYRTYSRYLPQSGRREYWWETVRRAVEYNTSRVPTSREEAEKLFDNIFYLRQFLSGRTFWVGNTAASAEYPMANYNCAFAILDSFQAFKDLFYLLMIGAGVGVRVLKNDVASIPKVHAGYELIHRDDAPVAPDEREDNTCLTFQNDTVQVRVGDSKEGWVQALGFFFELISRHEYKKIKTIIMDYSHVRPKGERLKTFGGTASGHESLKTMFRKIDRIIRRRCGEDVGQVRLRPIDCLDIATIIGENVVSGGVRRTAEMVIIDPEGADCIEAKSQLYKQVDGKWVVNPDLVHRQMSNNSIYYSQKPSRQQLHWQISRMRYSGEPGWINAEAAGKRRPNMNGVNPCGEILLDSKGLCNLTTVNVYGFIRPDGLDIAGLLAAQRLSARAAYRMTCVELELPDWDRVQQRDRLIGCSLTGWQDMVNALAMSRENQAELLAKLRQTAKEAAVEYAKELGQNEPLLVTTIKPEGTLSQLPAVSSGVHYAHAPYYIRRVRVSSQDPLAKVCEELGYPVYPEVGQTWEACMTKVIEFPAKAPAGKTKYEASAIEQLENYRLFMSHYVDHNCSITISVRPDEWETVEEWVWTHWDDIVAISFIPLDDSFYELLPYEAISREQYESRLAAMKPFVPSLLAKYEREEEVYEPDNDNCENGVCPVR; translated from the coding sequence ATGAAAATTGTAAAACGGCAGGGGAATTTGGTGGAATTTAATCCGGCCAAAATTAAACACGCCATTGAAAAAGCAATGTCCGAGACAAAAAGCGGCATTGATGAGTCCCTCAGCGCATCCATTGCCGCCGGGATTGAGTCCGCCTTGGCGGAACGGGCCGCCTGGCCCAGTGTGGAAGAGATTCAGGACATGGTGGAAGATCGTTTGATGGACAGTCCTCGCAAGGATGCAGCCAAACAGTATATTCTCTATCGCTGGGACCGGGAAAAGGTCCGTAAGCAAATCAAGAAAAGTGAATATGTCATGATCACTGACGAGTTTATCAGCCAGTATAAACATCTGCAGCCACCTTTGGGCCAATTAGGCAATTTCGTGTATTACCGCACCTATTCCCGTTATCTGCCCCAGTCAGGACGGCGGGAGTATTGGTGGGAAACAGTGCGCCGCGCCGTTGAATACAATACCTCCCGGGTGCCGACCTCCAGAGAAGAGGCCGAAAAACTATTCGACAACATTTTTTATCTGCGGCAGTTTCTGTCCGGCCGGACCTTTTGGGTGGGAAACACAGCGGCGTCCGCAGAATACCCCATGGCCAACTATAACTGCGCCTTTGCCATACTGGATTCATTCCAGGCCTTTAAAGACCTGTTTTATCTCCTGATGATCGGCGCCGGCGTCGGTGTACGCGTTTTAAAGAATGACGTGGCTTCCATCCCCAAAGTACATGCCGGCTATGAACTCATTCACCGGGATGACGCGCCGGTGGCGCCGGATGAGAGGGAGGACAACACCTGTCTCACTTTTCAAAACGATACCGTCCAAGTCCGGGTCGGTGACAGTAAAGAGGGATGGGTGCAGGCCCTGGGATTTTTCTTTGAACTGATCAGCCGCCATGAATATAAGAAGATCAAAACCATCATCATGGACTATTCCCACGTACGGCCCAAAGGGGAAAGGCTGAAGACCTTCGGCGGCACCGCCAGCGGCCATGAAAGCCTGAAGACCATGTTCCGCAAGATCGACAGGATCATCCGCCGCCGCTGCGGCGAAGACGTCGGACAAGTCAGGCTCAGACCCATCGACTGCCTGGACATTGCCACGATCATCGGGGAAAATGTAGTGTCTGGCGGCGTGCGCCGCACAGCCGAAATGGTGATTATCGACCCTGAGGGTGCAGACTGCATTGAAGCCAAGTCGCAGTTATATAAACAAGTGGATGGCAAGTGGGTGGTCAATCCCGATTTGGTGCACCGGCAAATGAGCAATAACTCCATTTACTACAGCCAAAAACCGTCCCGTCAGCAGCTTCACTGGCAAATCAGTCGCATGCGCTATTCCGGGGAGCCGGGCTGGATCAATGCCGAGGCTGCGGGTAAACGCCGTCCGAATATGAATGGAGTGAACCCCTGCGGTGAAATTTTATTAGACTCCAAAGGACTGTGCAATTTAACCACCGTGAACGTGTACGGCTTTATCCGGCCCGACGGTCTGGATATAGCCGGGCTGCTGGCCGCTCAGCGCCTGTCAGCCAGAGCAGCTTACCGCATGACCTGCGTGGAACTGGAGCTGCCGGACTGGGACCGGGTACAGCAGCGGGACAGACTGATCGGCTGCTCCCTGACCGGCTGGCAGGATATGGTCAATGCCCTGGCCATGAGCCGTGAAAACCAGGCTGAGCTGCTGGCGAAACTGCGCCAGACGGCAAAAGAGGCAGCCGTAGAATATGCCAAAGAACTGGGGCAAAACGAACCTCTGTTGGTCACAACCATCAAGCCGGAAGGCACCTTAAGCCAGCTGCCCGCCGTATCCAGCGGGGTGCACTACGCGCACGCCCCGTATTACATTCGCCGCGTGCGGGTCAGCAGCCAGGATCCTTTGGCCAAGGTCTGCGAAGAACTGGGTTACCCGGTATACCCGGAAGTCGGCCAGACCTGGGAAGCCTGCATGACCAAAGTCATTGAATTCCCGGCTAAAGCACCGGCGGGAAAAACCAAATATGAGGCTTCGGCCATTGAACAGCTGGAAAACTACCGGCTGTTTATGAGCCATTATGTGGACCATAACTGCTCCATTACTATATCGGTGCGTCCTGACGAATGGGAAACAGTGGAAGAGTGGGTGTGGACCCACTGGGATGATATTGTAGCCATATCCTTCATTCCGTTAGATGACAGTTTCTATGAGCTCCTCCCCTATGAAGCCATCTCCCGGGAACAATACGAAAGCCGTCTGGCAGCCATGAAACCGTTTGTGCCTTCTTTATTGGCAAAATATGAACGGGAAGAAGAGGTTTATGAACCGGACAATGATAACTGCGAGAATGGCGTCTGCCCCGTTCGCTAG